Proteins found in one Limnothrix sp. FACHB-406 genomic segment:
- the hemE gene encoding uroporphyrinogen decarboxylase — MTSANDTPYLLRALRGEELPRPPVWMMRQAGRYMKVYRDLREKYPSFRDRSEIADLAIEISLQPFRAFQPDGVIMFSDILTPLTGIGIPFDIIESRGPVIESPIRTMEQVQALTRLDPDAAMPYIRTILTTLRQEVGNKAAVLGFVGAPWTLAAYAIEGKSSKEYAVIKRMAFSEPAVLHAFLEKLSDMVADYMCHQIDCGAQMVQMFDSWAGQLSPQDYDTFALPYQQRAFKKVRDRYPDVPLVLYISGSAGILERMGQSGANVVSVDWTVDMADARRRLGPDIMVQGNIDPGVLFGSKAFIRDRIIDTINKAGRKGHVLNLGHGILSTTPEENAAFFFETAKNADKLLVGAR; from the coding sequence ATGACCAGCGCAAACGATACGCCTTATTTGTTGCGAGCGCTGCGGGGCGAAGAACTGCCTCGCCCGCCCGTGTGGATGATGCGCCAAGCAGGGCGTTACATGAAGGTTTATCGGGATTTGCGCGAAAAATATCCGTCCTTCCGCGATCGCTCGGAAATTGCTGACTTGGCGATCGAAATTTCCCTGCAACCCTTCCGCGCCTTCCAACCCGATGGCGTGATCATGTTTTCGGACATTCTCACGCCCCTGACCGGGATCGGCATCCCCTTCGACATCATCGAAAGCCGCGGCCCCGTGATTGAGTCGCCAATTCGGACGATGGAGCAAGTCCAGGCCCTGACTCGCCTCGATCCCGATGCGGCCATGCCCTACATCCGCACCATCTTGACCACCCTTCGCCAAGAAGTGGGCAACAAGGCGGCCGTATTGGGCTTTGTGGGCGCGCCCTGGACATTGGCGGCCTACGCGATCGAGGGCAAAAGCTCCAAAGAATATGCCGTGATTAAGCGGATGGCCTTCTCGGAGCCAGCCGTGCTGCACGCTTTCCTCGAAAAGCTGTCGGACATGGTGGCAGATTACATGTGTCACCAAATCGATTGCGGCGCACAAATGGTGCAAATGTTCGACTCCTGGGCGGGTCAACTGTCGCCCCAGGATTACGACACCTTTGCCCTGCCCTACCAACAACGGGCCTTCAAGAAGGTGCGCGATCGCTACCCCGATGTGCCCCTGGTGCTTTACATCAGCGGCAGCGCCGGCATTCTGGAACGGATGGGCCAATCGGGCGCAAATGTGGTCAGCGTTGATTGGACGGTGGATATGGCCGATGCGCGTCGTCGCCTGGGCCCGGACATCATGGTGCAAGGGAATATTGATCCCGGCGTGCTGTTTGGCTCCAAGGCATTCATCCGCGATCGAATCATCGACACGATCAACAAGGCCGGCCGCAAGGGTCACGTCCTGAACCTGGGCCATGGCATTCTGTCCACCACCCCGGAAGAAAACGCCGCCTTCTTCTTTGAAACGGCGAAGAACGCTGACAAGCTGTTGGTGGGCGCACGGTAA
- the urtA gene encoding urea ABC transporter substrate-binding protein: MSGQFNRRKFLFYGSAALSASVLLKACGQAPESAPSPGSPSPGASPAGSPAASGDTIKVGVLHSQSGTMAISEKSVIDAELLAIEEINKAGGVLGKQIEPVVEDGASDWPTFAEKAKKLIDQDKVVTIFGCWTSASRKAVLPVFEEKKHMLWYPVQYEGQECSQNIFYTGAAPNQQIEPAVEWLFKNKGKEFFLVGSDYVFPRTANTIIKAQVEKLGGKVVGEDYIPLGGTEVTPIITKIRSALPNGGVIFNSLNGDSNVAFFKQLQGAGLGPDKYPSMSVSIAEEEVKAIGVEYLEGHYAAWNYFMSVDSPANKKFVDAFKAKYGPDRVTNDPMEAAYIAVYLWKQAVEKAKTADDLEKVRAAAYGQTFDAPEGMVTMNANHHLSKVVRIGEIEKSGQFKVVFSTDKAIEPVPWNQFVAETKGFACDWSDSKKGGKYKI, translated from the coding sequence ATGTCCGGTCAATTTAATCGCCGTAAATTTCTGTTTTACGGCTCCGCTGCCCTGAGTGCCAGTGTTTTACTCAAGGCCTGTGGCCAAGCCCCGGAAAGCGCTCCATCGCCGGGCAGCCCTAGCCCCGGGGCTAGCCCCGCCGGATCCCCTGCTGCTAGTGGTGACACGATCAAAGTCGGCGTTCTGCATTCCCAGAGCGGCACGATGGCGATCAGTGAAAAGAGCGTGATTGATGCTGAACTGCTGGCGATCGAAGAGATCAACAAGGCCGGCGGTGTCCTGGGCAAGCAAATCGAGCCGGTTGTGGAAGATGGAGCCTCTGATTGGCCCACCTTCGCAGAAAAGGCGAAGAAGCTGATTGACCAAGACAAGGTGGTCACCATTTTTGGCTGCTGGACTTCTGCCAGCCGCAAGGCAGTGCTGCCGGTCTTCGAGGAGAAGAAGCACATGCTTTGGTATCCCGTGCAGTATGAGGGGCAGGAATGTTCCCAAAACATCTTCTACACGGGCGCTGCGCCGAACCAACAGATTGAACCGGCCGTTGAGTGGCTGTTCAAAAACAAAGGTAAAGAATTCTTCCTGGTCGGTTCTGACTACGTTTTCCCGAGAACTGCCAACACGATCATCAAAGCCCAAGTGGAAAAGCTGGGCGGCAAAGTTGTTGGTGAGGATTACATTCCCCTGGGCGGCACGGAAGTTACGCCCATCATCACCAAGATTCGCAGCGCTCTACCCAACGGTGGTGTAATCTTCAACTCCTTGAATGGTGACAGTAATGTTGCATTCTTCAAGCAGTTGCAAGGGGCTGGTTTGGGCCCTGACAAATATCCTTCAATGTCCGTGAGTATTGCGGAAGAAGAAGTGAAAGCGATCGGGGTGGAATACCTGGAAGGCCACTACGCCGCTTGGAACTATTTCATGTCGGTGGATTCTCCGGCGAACAAGAAATTCGTGGATGCATTCAAGGCTAAATATGGCCCCGATCGCGTTACGAATGACCCCATGGAAGCGGCCTACATTGCTGTTTATCTGTGGAAGCAAGCCGTCGAAAAGGCGAAGACCGCCGATGACCTGGAAAAAGTGCGGGCGGCTGCCTATGGCCAAACCTTCGATGCCCCAGAAGGCATGGTGACCATGAACGCTAACCATCACCTGTCGAAGGTGGTGCGGATTGGCGAAATTGAAAAGAGCGGTCAATTCAAGGTCGTGTTTTCAACGGATAAGGCGATCGAGCCGGTGCCCTGGAACCAATTTGTGGCTGAAACCAAGGGCTTCGCTTGCGACTGGTCGGATTCGAAGAAGGGCGGCAAGTACAAGATCTAA
- a CDS encoding DUF5132 domain-containing protein has product MAQEPAAKVALAGVATVVVAPIILPLLKPALKAGLKTGVVLFEKTKAAIAETGEMIADIAAEARAEALAEARVPLGLTASAPGSEVTPALNATSPEEEHRLV; this is encoded by the coding sequence TTGGCTCAAGAACCTGCGGCTAAGGTGGCCTTGGCCGGTGTGGCAACGGTGGTGGTTGCCCCGATTATTTTGCCTTTGTTGAAACCAGCGCTCAAAGCAGGGTTGAAAACCGGGGTTGTGTTGTTTGAAAAGACAAAAGCCGCGATCGCGGAAACCGGCGAAATGATCGCGGATATTGCGGCGGAGGCCCGGGCTGAAGCCCTCGCGGAAGCCCGGGTACCGCTGGGTTTAACGGCCAGTGCGCCCGGATCGGAGGTGACCCCGGCGTTGAATGCAACCTCGCCGGAAGAAGAACACCGACTGGTCTAA
- a CDS encoding ATP-binding protein, giving the protein MPSDSVPSGGVAPESGAPESSLPEATAKPGRSGMTIDEPLALQHLGAELAYIQDNEGHYRAFHWREAAAVGLDSQLICAAPPEEPLFGPISLPEYFEILNRVILQGAPERLTCRLAWANQSRTFDLVLSPMLGDDGRADRVLVMGRSISTRSHEPMTPANLPSALDAHQKLLSKIATSIRRTLPLSSALYQILLTKIARNIRKTLDLDTIWQQTVCGLVQALSVCRAVVCAYPGPQEGVVRVVAEHTRSPSPHPMLGADLSVAHDTPMGEALISLEPVVMDRLNQDPFGNQSAIIVAARHQGKVNGLIALYQYDRTRHWTTAEAELMRELADQVGTAIAHATLFAESQALTHELQEKNIHLIQKQQELEEAREQAEEVSRLKSEFLANTSHEIRTPLNGVIGFLKLILDGMVDDPEEQQDFLQEAYNSAVHLLNILNDILDIARIEADRLELHLVPVNLRELCRHASDFTLAQIQQKGLRYDLQLPDTHDDVLMYGDDQRLLQVLLNLIGNAIKFTHEGGITVSADLIWQPVVVQNRELPGFVRIRVADTGIGVSLDKQDRLFQSFSQVDGARTRRYGGTGLGLVISRRLVEAMGGDMNFYSLGEGLGSTVTFTVPLYQEPVMRLVET; this is encoded by the coding sequence GTGCCATCTGATTCTGTGCCGTCGGGAGGGGTTGCGCCCGAATCTGGTGCGCCTGAATCCAGTCTGCCGGAAGCAACCGCGAAGCCAGGGCGATCGGGCATGACCATTGATGAACCCCTCGCGCTTCAGCACTTGGGGGCCGAGTTGGCCTACATCCAAGACAACGAGGGTCACTATCGAGCTTTCCACTGGCGAGAAGCCGCCGCCGTGGGCCTCGATTCCCAACTCATTTGCGCGGCTCCGCCCGAAGAACCCCTCTTTGGGCCAATCAGCCTGCCTGAGTATTTTGAGATTTTGAACCGGGTCATCTTGCAGGGTGCTCCAGAACGTTTAACTTGTCGCCTGGCCTGGGCGAATCAGTCGCGTACTTTTGATTTAGTGCTCAGTCCGATGCTGGGGGACGATGGGCGAGCCGATCGGGTGTTGGTCATGGGGCGATCGATTTCAACGCGATCGCACGAGCCAATGACTCCGGCGAATCTCCCTTCTGCCCTGGATGCTCATCAAAAGCTCCTGAGCAAAATTGCCACCAGCATTCGGCGCACCCTGCCCCTCAGTTCGGCTCTCTATCAAATTCTCTTGACCAAGATTGCGCGCAACATTCGCAAAACGCTCGATCTCGACACCATTTGGCAACAAACGGTTTGTGGCCTCGTCCAAGCCCTCAGTGTTTGTCGGGCCGTTGTTTGTGCCTACCCGGGCCCCCAGGAGGGGGTGGTGCGAGTCGTGGCGGAACATACCCGCAGCCCCAGTCCCCATCCCATGCTGGGCGCTGATCTCTCCGTGGCCCATGACACACCGATGGGGGAGGCGCTGATTAGCCTGGAACCCGTGGTGATGGATCGGCTAAACCAAGATCCCTTCGGGAATCAGTCGGCAATTATTGTGGCGGCTCGTCACCAGGGCAAGGTGAACGGACTGATTGCGCTCTATCAGTACGATCGCACCCGCCACTGGACGACGGCCGAAGCGGAACTGATGCGAGAGTTGGCCGACCAAGTGGGCACGGCGATCGCCCATGCCACCCTCTTTGCGGAAAGCCAAGCCCTGACCCACGAGCTGCAAGAGAAAAACATTCACCTGATTCAAAAGCAGCAGGAACTAGAGGAAGCCCGCGAACAGGCGGAGGAGGTCTCGCGGCTTAAGAGTGAATTCTTGGCCAACACATCCCACGAAATTCGCACGCCCCTGAACGGGGTGATTGGCTTTCTGAAGCTGATTTTGGATGGGATGGTGGATGATCCCGAAGAGCAGCAGGACTTTTTGCAGGAGGCCTACAACAGCGCCGTTCACCTGCTGAATATCCTGAACGACATTTTGGACATTGCCCGCATTGAGGCCGATCGCCTGGAATTGCACCTGGTGCCGGTGAACCTGCGGGAACTCTGTCGCCATGCTTCGGACTTCACCTTGGCCCAAATTCAGCAAAAGGGCTTGCGCTATGACTTGCAGCTCCCGGATACCCACGACGATGTGTTGATGTATGGGGACGATCAACGGTTGCTTCAGGTGTTGCTGAATCTAATTGGCAACGCCATTAAGTTCACCCACGAAGGCGGCATCACCGTCAGCGCTGACCTGATTTGGCAACCGGTGGTGGTGCAAAATCGCGAGCTACCGGGATTTGTGCGAATTCGGGTGGCCGACACGGGCATTGGGGTCTCGCTCGATAAACAAGACCGGCTGTTCCAATCCTTCAGCCAGGTGGATGGGGCCCGCACCCGACGCTATGGGGGCACGGGGTTAGGGCTGGTAATTTCCCGGCGACTGGTGGAGGCGATGGGGGGTGATATGAACTTCTACAGCCTGGGTGAAGGGCTGGGTTCCACGGTGACCTTCACGGTTCCCCTGTATCAGGAACCGGTGATGCGATTGGTGGAGACCTAG
- a CDS encoding pentapeptide repeat-containing protein gives MQKLTAAELQSAYQQGQRNFQKSDLQGVDLFEASLPDIDLQQSCLVMAYLPYANLSQAQLAQVQGQRMELGNAQLYQANLAGANLQESQCVRSNFRYANLRSADLRHANLCGADLYSADLREADLRGADLTSANLKSAHLEGAKLQRANLFRAKDPDLSQAFYDHTTLLPDGYRAMENERQSPTGQQSLD, from the coding sequence ATGCAAAAACTGACCGCAGCAGAACTCCAATCTGCATATCAGCAAGGTCAACGCAATTTTCAAAAAAGTGATCTTCAGGGAGTGGATCTGTTTGAAGCCTCGTTACCAGACATTGATCTGCAACAGAGCTGTTTGGTCATGGCCTACCTGCCCTATGCCAACTTGAGCCAAGCGCAACTGGCGCAAGTTCAGGGACAACGAATGGAGTTGGGAAATGCTCAGCTCTATCAGGCCAACTTGGCGGGTGCGAACTTGCAGGAGTCCCAATGTGTGCGCAGCAACTTTCGCTATGCCAACCTGCGATCGGCTGATTTGCGTCATGCCAATCTCTGTGGGGCCGATCTATATAGTGCCGATCTGCGGGAGGCGGATTTGCGAGGGGCCGATTTGACCAGTGCCAACCTCAAGTCAGCGCATTTGGAAGGGGCCAAGCTCCAGCGGGCTAATCTGTTTCGGGCGAAGGATCCGGATCTTTCCCAAGCCTTTTATGACCACACAACCCTGCTCCCCGATGGTTACCGGGCCATGGAAAATGAGCGCCAATCGCCAACCGGTCAGCAGTCTTTGGATTAG
- a CDS encoding DUF4168 domain-containing protein — protein sequence MAQEQRNRIDEQATVTPKEGRSPRKLGLRSGGWLSLGVLGLGMFGAWQAQAQTQSSGTAAIAQYADAVLAIEPVRQAAASQLKTVMGDRPLPVVICSQGDTVKSLSREAREIAVSFCNQTKGIIEGTGLSIAQFNQMTQTHAIDPALRQRIQEELVKLQAPSQP from the coding sequence ATGGCACAAGAACAGCGCAATCGCATTGATGAACAAGCAACGGTGACTCCAAAAGAGGGTCGATCGCCCCGAAAGCTGGGATTGCGTTCTGGGGGCTGGCTGTCTTTGGGGGTATTGGGCTTGGGGATGTTCGGGGCTTGGCAAGCGCAGGCCCAAACCCAGTCGTCGGGAACTGCGGCGATCGCCCAATATGCCGATGCGGTGTTGGCGATCGAGCCGGTGCGCCAGGCCGCGGCCAGCCAACTGAAAACCGTCATGGGCGATCGGCCCTTACCGGTGGTGATTTGCTCTCAGGGCGATACGGTGAAGTCGCTGTCGCGGGAGGCGCGGGAAATTGCCGTTTCTTTCTGCAATCAAACCAAGGGCATCATTGAGGGAACGGGCCTCTCGATCGCCCAGTTTAATCAAATGACCCAAACCCACGCGATCGATCCTGCCCTGCGCCAACGGATCCAAGAGGAGTTGGTGAAGCTACAGGCTCCGTCGCAGCCCTAA
- a CDS encoding SagB/ThcOx family dehydrogenase, translating into MPEVELSIAQYYHERTKYDPETIERQSRPLNWDDRPELYKDYRFGTVLDLKPSAIDVLDSPIATWWRRLSKLLYCAYGITARLPQMGVALRSAPSAGGLYPAEVYLLSPGNGPLAAGLYHYQVKTHGLVQVWDSALWPDLQAACFQHPALTDASLALVTTAVFQRSAWRYGDRAYRRICLDTGHLLANATLASSLVDYQATLIGGFDDEQLERLLFLEPEQEGVTAVVALTEGTGPDRPHLSAPSALPSRADRAYPDLPDGQLLRYLHQATRITSQSAAIDPSLLTQDNRLVAADKYNLPFGLKAPIAAPPIHWGQQLQELERTILHRRSTRAYSGDSLSLSDLSSILTFAYHPRDYADQGLDPDPDYFDPYLINSFVAVSDVEGLEAGCYYYAPQANELRQIRFKNFREELHFLCLGQELGRDAAAVVFQTADLDAAIERYGDRAYRYLHLDSGHLGQRLNLAAIRLGLGASGIAGFFDNQVNEVLGIPPAEAVLYITTLGRIRRR; encoded by the coding sequence ATGCCCGAGGTAGAGTTGTCTATCGCTCAGTACTATCACGAGCGCACTAAGTATGATCCTGAAACGATCGAGCGTCAATCTCGACCGCTGAATTGGGACGATCGCCCGGAACTATACAAGGACTATCGATTTGGCACAGTGCTGGATCTCAAGCCCAGCGCGATCGATGTTTTAGACAGCCCGATCGCGACCTGGTGGCGGCGACTGTCCAAGTTGCTCTATTGCGCCTATGGGATCACGGCTCGGCTGCCGCAAATGGGCGTGGCGCTCCGTTCGGCTCCTTCGGCGGGGGGGCTGTATCCAGCGGAGGTTTATCTGTTGTCGCCGGGCAATGGCCCCTTGGCGGCGGGGCTATATCACTACCAAGTGAAAACCCATGGTTTGGTGCAGGTGTGGGACAGTGCCCTTTGGCCTGACCTGCAAGCGGCCTGCTTTCAGCACCCTGCGTTAACCGACGCTTCCTTGGCCTTGGTCACCACGGCGGTTTTTCAGCGCTCGGCGTGGCGTTATGGCGATCGAGCCTATCGCCGCATTTGTCTGGATACGGGGCATTTGTTGGCCAATGCCACGCTGGCCAGCTCCCTAGTGGACTATCAGGCCACGCTGATCGGTGGTTTTGATGATGAGCAACTGGAACGGCTGCTGTTTCTGGAACCCGAGCAAGAGGGCGTGACGGCGGTGGTGGCCCTCACCGAAGGAACCGGGCCCGATCGCCCGCACCTGTCCGCCCCCAGCGCCCTGCCCTCCCGGGCCGATCGCGCCTATCCTGATTTGCCCGATGGTCAACTACTGCGCTACCTACACCAGGCCACGCGAATCACGTCCCAATCCGCCGCGATCGATCCGAGCTTGCTCACCCAGGACAACCGTTTGGTCGCCGCCGACAAGTACAATCTGCCCTTTGGTCTCAAAGCCCCGATCGCCGCGCCGCCCATCCATTGGGGTCAGCAGCTTCAGGAGTTGGAGCGCACCATCTTGCACCGTCGCTCAACCCGGGCCTACAGCGGTGACAGCCTCAGCCTCAGTGACCTATCCAGCATCCTGACCTTCGCCTACCATCCCCGCGATTACGCCGATCAGGGTCTCGATCCTGACCCGGACTATTTCGACCCCTATTTGATCAACAGCTTCGTGGCGGTGTCCGATGTGGAGGGTCTCGAAGCCGGTTGCTACTACTACGCTCCCCAGGCCAACGAGTTACGGCAAATTCGCTTCAAAAATTTCCGAGAAGAGTTGCACTTCCTCTGCTTGGGCCAGGAACTGGGGCGAGATGCGGCGGCGGTAGTGTTCCAAACGGCAGACCTAGACGCGGCGATCGAGCGCTATGGCGATCGCGCCTATCGCTACTTACATCTAGACAGCGGCCACCTGGGCCAGCGGCTGAACTTGGCGGCCATCCGCCTGGGGTTAGGGGCCAGCGGCATCGCCGGATTCTTTGACAACCAAGTGAACGAGGTGTTGGGCATTCCCCCGGCCGAAGCGGTTTTGTATATCACCACCCTCGGTCGAATCCGTCGTCGCTAG
- a CDS encoding iron uptake porin: MLKSRYGILMAALAISGGAMLGTADRAAAESPVGVNASTEATLLGSIDSEMALDQVTSVSQLSDVQPTDWAFQALQSLVERYGCIAGYPDGTFKGNRPLSRYEFAAGLNACLDRINDLIKAATDPLATKEDLRKLQKLQEEFAAELAALRGRVDSLEARTSELEANQFSTTTKLSGQVIFGMQGGTLTGDDSDDSGAENVTFSQRTRLLLVTSFTGKDKLFTRLESNSVRSPLNDVTGLTNLSYGNGSDTNFRLTFLAYEFPLSDRATAIVGQDLLLEDAHPVHTPLYGGGNGAISAFADLNPIYRQPTYGGAGIRWRASDNFTVAALYSAGNSASPDEGRGLFDGSYSASVSLNYTSSDDRFSAGLLYAHSYYSRVDRPFNVLGGSGTKNTFNLFKGDSFDSDNIGFQTQYRFSEHFGMHGFFGYTWADSLNNDDANADILTWGVGFTFPDLGKEGSMGALTVGQPPTVVNADGVDEDDNTPILVEAMYKFALNDNIYLTPGVVAVFDANDNGDTAVMGVLRTEFKF, encoded by the coding sequence GTGTTGAAAAGTCGCTATGGAATCCTGATGGCCGCCTTGGCCATTTCGGGTGGGGCAATGTTGGGCACGGCCGATCGCGCGGCTGCTGAAAGTCCGGTTGGGGTGAACGCCTCCACGGAAGCGACGCTGCTCGGGTCGATCGACTCGGAAATGGCGCTGGATCAAGTCACTTCCGTTTCGCAACTGTCGGATGTACAGCCCACCGATTGGGCATTCCAGGCATTGCAGTCCCTGGTGGAGCGCTACGGCTGTATTGCGGGTTATCCCGATGGCACGTTCAAGGGCAACCGCCCCCTCAGCCGCTACGAGTTCGCCGCTGGTTTGAATGCTTGCCTCGATCGGATCAATGACCTGATCAAGGCCGCCACAGACCCGCTGGCCACCAAGGAAGATTTGCGGAAGCTGCAAAAGCTGCAAGAAGAATTTGCCGCTGAGTTGGCAGCCCTGCGCGGCCGGGTTGATTCCCTGGAAGCACGCACCTCAGAACTGGAAGCCAACCAGTTTTCAACCACCACCAAGCTGTCCGGTCAGGTGATCTTCGGAATGCAGGGTGGCACGCTCACGGGCGACGACAGCGACGATAGTGGCGCAGAAAACGTCACCTTCAGCCAACGGACGCGGTTGCTGTTGGTCACGAGCTTCACCGGCAAGGACAAGCTGTTCACCCGTTTGGAATCCAACAGCGTTCGCAGCCCCCTGAACGATGTGACGGGGCTAACCAACCTCAGCTACGGCAACGGTTCCGATACGAACTTCCGCCTGACCTTCTTGGCCTATGAGTTCCCCCTGAGCGATCGCGCTACGGCGATCGTGGGTCAAGATTTGCTGCTCGAAGATGCCCACCCGGTTCACACCCCCCTCTATGGCGGCGGCAATGGAGCCATTAGCGCTTTTGCCGACTTGAACCCGATCTATCGCCAGCCCACCTACGGTGGTGCGGGGATTCGTTGGCGGGCTAGCGACAACTTCACGGTGGCCGCGCTCTACTCGGCCGGCAACTCCGCCAGCCCCGATGAGGGTCGCGGTTTGTTTGACGGTAGCTACAGCGCCAGCGTCAGCTTGAACTACACCAGCTCAGACGATCGCTTCTCGGCCGGTCTGCTTTACGCCCACTCCTACTACTCTCGGGTCGATCGCCCCTTCAACGTCCTGGGCGGCTCGGGCACGAAGAACACCTTCAACTTGTTCAAGGGTGACTCCTTCGACAGCGACAACATTGGCTTCCAAACCCAATACCGCTTCTCGGAGCACTTCGGAATGCACGGCTTCTTCGGCTACACCTGGGCCGACAGCCTGAACAACGATGATGCAAATGCTGACATCCTGACCTGGGGTGTGGGCTTCACCTTCCCCGACCTGGGCAAGGAAGGCAGCATGGGCGCACTGACGGTGGGTCAACCGCCGACGGTGGTGAATGCCGACGGCGTTGATGAAGACGACAACACGCCGATTCTGGTGGAAGCGATGTACAAGTTCGCCCTCAACGACAACATCTACCTGACTCCGGGTGTGGTGGCCGTGTTTGATGCCAACGACAACGGTGATACGGCTGTGATGGGCGTACTGCGCACCGAGTTCAAGTTCTAG